AACTCCTGTTCTGCCTGTGAGAAGAGAGGCGCTGCAAGATATATTCTGTAATCAGCAAATTCCTTCACATCAACTGCAGGAACCTCAGAAAAACGGGATAAAAAGGCACCTCTTCCGGGAATTTTCCTCTCGCTGTAATATGTCATACCAACCCCGCATGACGGCGAGGAGTCAACACCGAGAATAAAGAGCGGTAACCCTCTCTTACAGAAAATTTCGCGGACATTCTTCTCCCTCTCATCAAGAATTGCTGAAAATTCAGAATTGTCAAGTGATTCAGTGAAGTTTGTCGGTTCTCTGCCGGGGCCCAGATATTCAGTTTCAGGACATGGCAGGGGTACAGTCTCTATGCCAAAACTCTCACATCTCTTAAGGCAGGCAGAAAATATCCTCAGGTCCTCATCGCTTGTTATGCCTTTTGCTCTCAAAGAAGGATTTATTATGCAGGGGCAGACCAGAATATACATCAATAGAGTTTGGTGAATACATAATTATGACAATGCCGCTTTTTGCATGGCGGGACAATTCCTGTGACCCAAGGGTATGTTCAGTAAAAAAACTCCAGCGTGCAGGCCTGATAAGGGTATTTCCGGAGATGAAAAAGATCCCAAAATCGACAATAATCCTCGACCCGACAGCAGAGCAGGCAATTTCTCCGGCAGACAGGATCGCGCCATCCATTACAGTTCTGGACTGTTCATGGGAGGTACTCAATACATCAGCCCTTAGTGAATGGAAGAGGAGAAGGGCGCTCCCATTTCTTGTTGCCGCAAATCCGGGACATTTCGGGAGGCCGTTTATGCTGAATTCAGTTGAGGCACTTGCCGCAGCTCTATATATACTTGGTGAGAAAGAGCAGGCAGAGACAATACTTGCAAAATTCGGCTGGGGCCTGAGGTTTTTAGAGGTCAACAAAGAACCGCTTGACGAATATGCACAGGCGAAGAACTCATCCGAAATAATAAAAATCCAGTCCTGTTACTACTGAAAACATGCAATAGTTCAGAGATGAACAGCCATATTTCATCTCCGGCATAACTATAGATCAATCTCATGAAAAAGTGCACTGTTTCATTCATTATCTGTGAACCGCTGGTTCATGAATGACTTTTTAAAAGTAAATGGTTCAGACATTACAATCTGCCAGAAAATAAAATATAATCTACACAGGATACCAATAAAATATATTTTAAATATAGTCACACCTCGCAAAAACTATATATTGATGATTCAGATTATGTAATATCCTTTCGGGACCGCATTCACAGGAACCGGGAGGTGCCAGTACATATTCATAAGAGGAATAAATCCGTCTGAGAATGAATATTTCCGAAGAACAAAATCCAGAACAGCATAAATACACCAGAACAGCAGAACATCATAAAATAACAACAGAGATCAGAAGATGAATTCAGCCGGAATACTGCTTGTC
The sequence above is a segment of the Methanoplanus limicola DSM 2279 genome. Coding sequences within it:
- a CDS encoding DUF367 family protein, with the translated sequence MTMPLFAWRDNSCDPRVCSVKKLQRAGLIRVFPEMKKIPKSTIILDPTAEQAISPADRIAPSITVLDCSWEVLNTSALSEWKRRRALPFLVAANPGHFGRPFMLNSVEALAAALYILGEKEQAETILAKFGWGLRFLEVNKEPLDEYAQAKNSSEIIKIQSCYY
- a CDS encoding nucleoside 2-deoxyribosyltransferase, encoding MRAKGITSDEDLRIFSACLKRCESFGIETVPLPCPETEYLGPGREPTNFTESLDNSEFSAILDEREKNVREIFCKRGLPLFILGVDSSPSCGVGMTYYSERKIPGRGAFLSRFSEVPAVDVKEFADYRIYLAAPLFSQAEQEFNLKVAEILRRSYFEVFIPQEHGDDGEERADDRMRIIFERNLSALDHSDIVVAVIDGADADSGTAWEMGYAYAKGKRVISLRTDFRSFGDGELVNLMLEESSDVALHPKDLPFIIMPSLNLNDRP